A single region of the Xiphophorus maculatus strain JP 163 A chromosome 3, X_maculatus-5.0-male, whole genome shotgun sequence genome encodes:
- the washc5 gene encoding WASH complex subunit 5, whose protein sequence is MVDFLADNNLCGQAILRIVSRGNAIIAELLRLSDFIPAVFRMKDKSDQQKYGDIICDFSYFKGPEYYEGKLEAKPDLQDLDEEFRENNIEILSRFYLAFESVHKYIVDLNRYLDDLHEGIYIQQTLETVLLNEDGKQLLCEALYLYGVMLLVIDQKIEGDVRERMLVSYYRYSAARSSADSNLDDICKLLRSTGFSAQPGAKRPANYPESYFQRVPISSTFISMVIGRLRSDDIYNQVSAYPLPEHRSTALANQAAMLYVCLFFSPSILHTQQAKMREIVDKYFPDNWVISIYMGITVNLVEAWEPYKAAKTALNYTLDSANVKEQGSRYAASMESLRPQVQQLLKEGFLREELILDNIPKLLNCLRDCNVAIRWLMLHSAESAYDLNNKRLRQIKDQVLNDSKYNPRILFQLLLDTAQFEFTLKEMFKQMLLEKQIKWESYKTEGAERMTELAEVFSGVKPLTRVEKNENLQAWFREISKQIESLNYEDSTAAGRKTVQLIQALVEVQEFHQLESNLQVCQFLADTRKFLHQMIRTINIKEEVLITMQIVGDLSYAWQIIDSFTSIMQESIRVNPSMVTKLRATFLKLASALDLPLLRINQANSADLLSVSQFYSGELVAYVRKVLQIIPESMFTSLAKIIKLQIHNIMEVPTRLDKDKLKDYSQLGARYEVAKLTHDISIFTEGILMMKTTLVGIIKVDPKQLLEDGIRKELVKRVAYALHKGLTFSPKAKPSELMPKLKDMAATMDGFYRSFEYIQDYVSIYGLKIWQEEVSRIINYNVEQECNSFLRTKIQDWQSVYQSTHIPIPKFPSVDESATFIGRLCREILRITDPKVTCYIDQLNTWYDLKSHQEVTNNRLFSEIQSTLGTFGLNGLDRLLCFMIVRELQNFLTMLQKTILKDKAVVDVFKTVLAAVNPVQGIVANASKLYASAVAKSQKIWGAYLESIMKVGQMQILRQQIANELNYSCKFDSKHLAAALENLNKSLLADIEAHYQDPTLPYPKEENTLLYEITAYLEAAGIHNPLNKIYITTKRLPYFPIINFLFVVAQLPKLQYNKNQGMSCRKATDPVDWPPLVLGMLTLLKQFHSRYTQQFLALIGQFIRSIMEQCTSQKIPDMPSDVVGALMFLEDYVKYTKLSRKVVEAHVPSFIFDEFRTVL, encoded by the exons ATGGTGGACTTCCTAGCAGACAATAACCTGTGTGGCCAGGCAATTCTCCGGATAGTCTCCAGAGGAAACGCCATTATTGCAGAGCTCCTGCGTCTTTCTGACTTCATCCCCGCAGTGTTTAGGATGAAAGACAAAAGTGATCAGCAAAAATATGGAGACATTATCTGTGACTTCAGCTACTTCAAG GGACCTGAGTATTATGAGGGGAAGCTGGAGGCCAAACCAGACCTACAGGACCTAGATGAAGAGTTCAGAGAGAATAACATCGAGATTCTGTCGAGGTTCTATTTGGCTTTTGAGAGTGTCCACAAATACATAGTGGATCTCAACAG ATACTTGGATGACCTCCATGAGGGCATTTACATCCAGCAGACTTTGGAAACTGTGCTCCTAAATGAGGATGGGAAACAGCTCCTT TGCGAGGCTCTCTACCTGTACGGAGTCATGTTGCTGGTTATCGACCAGAAAATTGAAGGAGATGTCCGGGAGAGGATGCTCGTCTCCTATTACAGATACAG TGCCGCCCGCTCCTCTGCCGACTCCAACTTGGACGACATCTGCAAGCTCCTGCGCAGCACCGGCTTCTCCGCCCAGCCTGGAGCCAAACGGCCGGCCAACTACCCGGAGAGCTACTTCCAGAGGGTTCCCATCAGCAGCACTTTCATTAGCATGGTTATTGGGAGGCTGCGCTCAGATGACATCTACAACCAA GTGTCCGCCTACCCTCTACCGGAGCATCGCAGCACGGCGCTGGCCAACCAGGCCGCCATGCTTTACGTCTGCCTGTTCTTCAGCCCCTCCATACTGCACACCCAGCAGGCCAAGATGAGGGAGATAGTAGATAAGTACTTCCCTGATAACTGG GTCATCAGCATCTACATGGGGATCACGGTGAACCTGGTGGAGGCCTGGGAACCGTACAAAGCTGCCAAGACGGCTCTGAACTACACCCTGGACTCGGCGAACGTCAAAGAGCAG GGCTCCCGCTATGCAGCCAGTATGGAGAGCCTGAGGCCGCAGGTGCAGCAGCTCTTAAAGGAAGGTTTCCTCAGAGAGGAGCTCATCTTGGACAACATTCCCAAACTACTGAACTGTCTGAGAGACTGCAACGTTGCCATCCGCTGGCTGATGCTGCACTCTGCAGAGTCGG CCTATGATTTGAACAACAAGCGGCTGCGTCAGATCAAAGATCAAGTGCTCAACGACTCCAAGTACAACCCCAGGATCCTGTTTCAGCTCCTGCTCGACACTGCTCAGTTTGAGTTCACACTCAAAGAG ATGTTCAAGCAGATGCTGTTAGAGAAGCAGATCAAATGGGAGAGCTACAAGACAGAGGGAGCTGAGAGAATGACCGAACTGGCCGAAGTCTTCTCCGGGGTCAAGCCTCTCACCAGGGTGGAGAAGAACG AGAATTTACAAGCGTGGTTCAGGGAAATCTCAAAGCAGATCGAGTCTTTGAACTATGAGGACTccacagctgctgggaggaagacGGTGCAGCTGATCCAGGCTCTTGTTGAG GTCCAGGAGTTTCACCAGCTGGAGTCCAACTTGCAGGTGTGTCAGTTTTTGGCCGACACCAGGAAGTTCCTGCACCAAATGATCCGCACCATCAACATCAAGGAGGAGGTTCTGATCACCATGCAGATAGTTGGAGATCTTTCCTACGCGTGGCAGATAATTGACAG CTTTACATCTATTATGCAGGAGAGCATCAGAGTCAACCCATCCATGGTCACAAAGCTCAGAGCCACATTTCTGAAG CTGGCTTCCGCGTTGGATCTGCCGTTGCTGCGCATCAACCAGGCCAACAGCGCCGACCTGCTGAGTGTCTCCCAGTTCTACTCTGGAGAGTTGGTGGCTTACGTTAGAAAG GTGCTTCAGATTATCCCAGAGAGCATGTTCACCTCTCTGGCCAAAATCATCAAACTTCAGATCCACAATATCATGGAAGTGCCCACGCGGCTGGATAAAGACAAGCTGAAGGACTACTCCCAACTAGGAGCCCGTTACGAA GTGGCAAAACTCACCCATGACATCTCTATCTTCACTGAAGGCATCTTGATGATGAAGACCACCTTAGTGGGAATCATCAAA GTGGATCCCAAGCAGCTTTTGGAAGATGGCATCAGGAAGGAGCTGGTGAAGAGGGTGGCGTATGCGTTGCACAAAGGCTTAACCTTCAGCCCCAAGGCTAAG CCCAGCGAACTGATGCCGAAGTTGAAGGACATGGCGGCCACCATGGATGGCTTCTACAGGTCCTTTGAGTACATCCAGGACTACGTCAGCATTTATGGCCTTAAAATCTGGCAAGAGGAAGTTTCTCGCATCATCAACTACAATGTGGAGCAGGAATGCAACAGTTTCCTCAGGACTAAG ATCCAGGACTGGCAGAGTGTCTATCAGTCCACACACATCCCCATTCCAAAATTCCCATCTGTGGATGAGTCAGCCACCTTCATCGGTCGTCTTTGTAGAGAGATCCTACGAATCACCGATCCAAA gGTGACATGTTACATCGACCAGCTGAACACCTGGTACGACTTGAAGAGCCACCAGGAAGTGACCAACAACAGGTTGTTCTCTGAGATCCAGAGCACCCTGGGCACATTTGGTCTTAACGGACTCGACCGACTGCTCTGCTTCATGATCGTCAGGGAACTTCAG AACTTCCTGACAATGCTCCAGAAAACCATTCTTAAGGACAAAGCAGTGGTGGATGTTTTCAAAACTGTGCTAGCTGCTGTCAACCCAGTACAAGGCATTGTGG CTAATGCCAGCAAACTCTATGCAAGTGCTGTGGCCAAATCACAAAAGATCTGGGGTGCATATCTGGAATCCATTATGAAG GTCGGCCAGATGCAGATTCTCCGGCAGCAGATTGCAAATGAGCTGAACTACTCCTGCAAGTTTGACTCCAAGCACCTGGCAGCTGCTCTGGAAAATCTCAACAA GTCTCTGCTAGCAGACATTGAGGCCCACTACCAAGACCCAACCCTGCCCTATCCTAAAGAAGAGAACACTCTTCTGTACGAGATCACTGCCTACCTGGAGGCCGCTGGCATTCATAACCCACTCAATAAG ATATACATCACAACAAAGCGTCTTCCGTACTTCCCCATCatcaacttcctgtttgttgtgGCTCAGCTGCCTAAGCTTCAGTACAACAAGAACCAGG GAATGAGCTGCAGGAAAGCTACAGACCCAGTTGACTGGCCACCACTAGTACTCGGGATGCTCACGCTCCTCAAGCAGTTCCACTCCAGATACACGCAGCAGTTCCTGGCTCTCATCGGTCAGTTCATCCGATCTATCATGGAGCAGTGCACAAG TCAGAAAATCCCAGACATGCCTTCAGATGTGGTGGGAGCGCTGATGTTCCTCGAAGACTATGTGAAGTACACGAAACTCTCACGCAAG GTGGTCGAAGCTCACGtgcccagttttatttttgatgagttCAGAACAGTACTGTGA
- the fam84b gene encoding protein FAM84B — MGNQVEKLTHINYAEVPTSDPNGFDPDGDGTRIGVSYIFSNDDDDQDQDDNLDHFPPDSRQVSHEEKPFDPDDELECVVYYRDECVYERSSGAASVSPESLLANCRPGDLLEFVATGQYPHWAVYVGDFQVVHLHRAEVKNNFLTDVSQGKKGRIVNGLYRHRALPPEVIVRNAMDHVGTRDRDLCWRNSECFAAWCRFGRREFKIGGEIRIGKQPYKLKLLFSEKKSHVLEFQCLEDVIMEKRRNDQIGKDAVMQELANHLNATHDLKEERFLN; from the coding sequence ATGGGGAACCAGGTGGAGAAACTAACGCACATCAATTACGCGGAGGTACCGACGTCGGACCCGAACGGCTTCGATCCGGACGGCGACGGAACGCGGATCGGCGTCTCCTACATTTTCTCCAACGACGACGATGACCAGGACCAGGACGACAACCTGGACCACTTCCCGCCGGACAGCCGGCAGGTGAGCCACGAAGAGAAGCCCTTCGACCCGGACGACGAGCTGGAGTGCGTCGTCTACTACCGAGACGAGTGCGTCTACGAGCGGAGCTCCGGAGCCGCGTCCGTCTCCCCGGAGAGCCTCCTGGCCAATTGCAGACCGGGCGACCTGCTGGAGTTCGTGGCCACCGGCCAGTACCCGCACTGGGCCGTTTACGTCGGCGACTTCCAGGTGGTTCACTTGCACCGCGCCGAGGTCAAGAACAACTTTCTGACCGACGTGAGCCAGGGGAAGAAGGGCAGGATAGTGAACGGCCTGTACCGGCACCGTGCGCTCCCGCCGGAGGTGATCGTGCGCAACGCCATGGATCACGTCGGAACCAGAGACAGGGACTTGTGCTGGAGGAACTCCGAGTGTTTCGCGGCCTGGTGCCGCTTCGGGAGGCGGGAGTTCAAAATCGGGGGGGAGATACGGATCGGGAAGCAGCCGTACAAGTTAAAACTGCTCTTCTCCGAGAAGAAGAGCCACGTGTTGGAGTTTCAGTGCCTGGAGGACGTGATCATGGAGAAGCGCAGGAACGACCAGATCGGCAAAGACGCCGTGATGCAGGAGCTGGCCAACCATCTGAATGCCACGCACGACCTCAAAGAGGAGCGCTTCCTAAACTGA
- the nsmce2 gene encoding E3 SUMO-protein ligase NSE2: MSLKAVDGILSSLKSCQTDLGTGMDIVTDIAMDLAETQDEDMNPGIKEMEAMILECAKLDSEINYFVDIVQQATAEVTPQHPEAMFSLSAKVKEQFAERIAQLSNADLNNHQKVAAFKESIKNSLQEADQDSAEGIEELDEDIAVTQSQVNFTCPLTQVEMVNPMKNKKCNHHYDEEAILSLIKTKQSQKKMCRCPVVGCGNGDVKESDLIPDQMLRRKIQNQKRQSNKT, from the exons ATGTCTCTGAAGGCTGTGGACGGAATACTGTCCAGCTTGAAGTCATGTCAGACAGACCTCGGGACAGGGATGGACATCGTGACAGATATTGCTATGGACCTAGCGGAAACTCAGG ATGAAGACATGAACCCTGGCATCAAAGAGATGGAGGCCATGATTCTGGAGTGTGCGAAGCTGGACAGCGAGATAAACTACTTTGTTGATATTGTACAGCAAGCCACAGCTGAG GTCACTCCCCAGCATCCAGAGGCCATGTTCAGCCTGTCTGCCAAAGTGAAGGAGCAGTTTGCAGAGAGAATCGCTCAACTCTCCAACGCTGACCTGAACAATCACCAGAAAGTGGCTGCATTCAAGGAGAGCATCAAGAACTCTCTGCAAGAAG CCGACCAGGATTCCGCAGAGGGCATAGAGGAACTCGACGAGGACATCGCCGTCACCCAGAGCCAGGTCAACTTCACCTGCCCACTCACACAG GTGGAGATGGTGAACCCAATGAAGAATAAGAAGTGCAACCACCACTACGATGAGGAAGCCATACTGAGTCTGATCAAAACGAAGCAGAGCCAGAAGAAGATGTGCCG GTGTCCTGTGGTTGGCTGTGGAAACGGAGACGTCAAAGAGTCCGACCTCATTCCTGACCAGATGCTGAGGAGGAAAATCCAGAACCAAAAGCGTCAAAGCAACAAGACATGa